One stretch of Candidatus Binataceae bacterium DNA includes these proteins:
- a CDS encoding class II aldolase/adducin family protein — translation MHEDSQTARAEIVRVGQAAWDSGLNSLKSGNISLLLHNGDILITRTGRSMRGLDPVRDLISIGREETKRGDASCEFYVHRGIYAGAGDPRRGAILHCHGPCTIAASGVWDDHIPPSFNEAEDVLGNTRILESRRRESYGEDPERIADALKAAKIVAVRSHGTFTLAETLEECLYLTHLLETSCRISFMVSSALNVRSKSR, via the coding sequence ATGCACGAGGATTCCCAGACCGCCAGAGCTGAGATCGTCAGAGTCGGCCAGGCTGCGTGGGATAGCGGTCTCAATTCGTTGAAGTCCGGCAATATCTCGCTCCTCCTGCACAACGGAGACATTCTCATCACCAGAACGGGACGGTCGATGAGAGGACTCGACCCCGTCAGGGATCTGATTTCGATCGGACGTGAAGAGACAAAGCGGGGCGACGCCTCATGCGAATTCTACGTGCACCGCGGCATATATGCTGGAGCTGGCGATCCGAGGCGCGGCGCTATTCTGCATTGCCACGGCCCGTGCACCATCGCAGCTAGTGGTGTTTGGGATGACCACATACCCCCGAGCTTCAATGAAGCCGAAGACGTTCTCGGCAACACGCGAATTCTGGAATCCCGGCGCCGGGAGAGTTATGGCGAGGATCCGGAGCGGATTGCAGACGCGCTTAAAGCCGCAAAAATCGTCGCAGTCCGTAGTCATGGAACATTTACCCTAGCCGAGACGCTCGAGGAGTGCCTGTACCTGACTCATCTGCTCGAGACGTCGTGCCGCATATCGTTTATGGTATCGAGCGCGCTTAACGTAAGATCGAAGAGCCGATGA
- a CDS encoding radical SAM protein translates to MSFLNKANGISPSGHGPHSDGDIPRKTFLVELIKPSHYDDEGYIIQWWRGFIPSNSLSCMYGLALDVSKRRALGDDVDIDIEVRDETNVFIPIKKIIARFAKNGNRGLVCLVGVQTNQYARAVDIARELRAAGIQVAIGGFHVSGCLAMLPELTPELKEAVALGIILFAGEAEGRLEEIFRAAHENRLQPIYNFMKDMPDLGSRPLPFLPERYVARYAGKLGCFDAGRGCPYACSFCSIINVQGRKSRYRTADDVEQMIRAGYGQGVKSYFITDDDFARNRNWEAILDRIIELRRKEGFKINIIMQVDTLSYKIPNFVKKAAAAGCRKVFIGLENINPESLKGASKNQNHIGEYRAMLQAWRKERVLTYAGYILGFPADTPESIARDIGIIQRELPIDIMEFFMLTPGPGSQDHQELYLKGVAMSPDTNQYDSEHAVTAHPRMTAEEWQGIYKRAWHLYYTPAHVKTILRRAAATNINLGRVASMIFYFYASHAFEGVHPLQSGVFRRKRRSQRRATFPRESAFAFYPRRTAEILGTYIPALWYLARLELLRWQIRRDPHRKDYTDVAISPAAEDDKSHFDLYRKDANRLSA, encoded by the coding sequence ATGAGCTTCTTGAATAAAGCTAACGGAATATCGCCGAGCGGACACGGCCCTCATTCGGACGGCGACATCCCCCGCAAGACTTTCCTGGTCGAGTTGATCAAGCCATCGCACTACGACGACGAGGGCTATATCATTCAATGGTGGCGCGGGTTCATACCGTCGAATTCGCTGTCATGTATGTACGGGCTCGCACTCGACGTGAGCAAGCGGCGCGCGCTGGGAGATGACGTCGATATCGACATCGAGGTCCGCGACGAGACGAATGTTTTCATCCCGATAAAGAAAATCATCGCCCGTTTTGCAAAGAACGGAAACCGCGGGCTGGTATGCCTTGTCGGAGTGCAGACTAATCAGTACGCGCGCGCGGTCGATATCGCGCGCGAGCTGCGCGCGGCGGGGATTCAGGTTGCGATTGGCGGGTTCCACGTCAGTGGATGTCTCGCGATGCTTCCTGAGCTGACGCCGGAGCTGAAAGAAGCGGTCGCGCTCGGCATCATTCTCTTCGCTGGCGAGGCCGAAGGCCGGCTGGAGGAAATTTTCCGCGCCGCGCACGAGAACCGGCTCCAGCCCATCTACAATTTCATGAAAGACATGCCGGACCTTGGCAGCCGGCCGCTGCCGTTTTTACCCGAGCGCTACGTGGCGCGCTACGCGGGAAAGCTCGGATGCTTCGACGCCGGACGCGGCTGCCCGTACGCCTGCAGCTTCTGCAGCATCATCAACGTGCAGGGGCGCAAGTCCCGCTATCGTACGGCCGACGACGTCGAACAGATGATCCGCGCGGGCTATGGACAGGGAGTAAAGAGCTACTTCATCACCGACGACGATTTCGCCCGCAATCGGAACTGGGAAGCCATCCTCGACCGCATCATCGAGCTCCGGCGCAAGGAAGGCTTCAAGATCAACATCATCATGCAGGTGGATACGCTCAGCTACAAAATTCCCAACTTCGTGAAAAAGGCGGCCGCCGCGGGTTGCCGCAAGGTCTTTATCGGCCTGGAGAACATCAATCCCGAGAGTCTCAAAGGCGCTTCCAAGAACCAGAACCATATCGGCGAGTACCGCGCGATGCTGCAGGCCTGGCGCAAGGAGCGGGTGCTGACCTATGCCGGCTATATCCTTGGGTTTCCCGCCGACACCCCCGAGAGCATCGCGCGCGACATCGGGATCATCCAACGCGAGCTCCCGATCGACATCATGGAGTTCTTCATGCTGACGCCTGGGCCCGGCTCGCAGGACCATCAAGAGCTCTATCTAAAGGGCGTCGCGATGTCGCCCGACACCAACCAGTACGACTCCGAGCACGCGGTGACGGCGCATCCCCGGATGACCGCCGAAGAATGGCAGGGCATCTACAAGCGCGCCTGGCATCTGTACTACACGCCGGCGCATGTCAAGACGATTCTTCGGCGCGCCGCGGCGACGAATATCAACCTTGGCCGCGTCGCATCGATGATCTTCTACTTCTACGCGAGCCACGCCTTCGAGGGCGTACATCCGCTGCAGTCGGGTGTCTTCCGGCGCAAGCGGCGATCGCAGCGGCGGGCCACCTTTCCGCGTGAAAGCGCGTTCGCGTTCTATCCGCGGCGAACCGCGGAGATTCTTGGCACCTACATTCCCGCGCTATGGTATCTCGCGCGGCTCGAGCTGTTGCGTTGGCAGATCCGCCGCGATCCTCACAGGAAGGACTACACTGACGTCGCGATTTCGCCCGCGGCCGAGGACGACAAGAGTCATTTCGATCTGTACCGGAAAGACGCGAACCGGTTGTCTGCCTAG
- a CDS encoding LLM class flavin-dependent oxidoreductase → MRFGIYCEMQNGFGVDYAKTVGDVLGLIENADRLGYDVFSVIDHHFFQEFSISANPLALFAAAAQKTRNIRFRTLCHTFPLRNPAVYAGEMAFADIVTEGRLDLGVGRGHAWEYPPAGIPVEETQGRYEEALEILELAFTKERFSFRGRYYHLDDVSVVPKPLQKPYPPVYMVGTSGAAFEIGARKGWSLAFGGPAPVAAFKPGVDRYREACAKYGTKPTVACVRAVYITEDERQARAECEAALKRFFAYNSTAIPGLRRDPAMKKRLLDSNYAFYAGEIMEMLPRLSYEDIVTQECAFVGTPERVLEQCAALKRVVDVDEILIISHYGDIEISKALRTQELFAREVIPKLRAM, encoded by the coding sequence ATGCGCTTTGGCATTTACTGCGAGATGCAGAATGGATTCGGCGTTGACTACGCGAAAACCGTAGGGGACGTCCTTGGCCTGATCGAAAATGCGGATCGTCTGGGCTATGACGTCTTTTCCGTAATCGACCATCACTTCTTCCAGGAGTTCAGCATCTCGGCGAATCCGCTCGCGTTGTTCGCGGCCGCGGCGCAGAAGACCCGCAATATACGCTTCCGCACGCTCTGCCATACGTTTCCGCTGCGCAATCCGGCGGTTTACGCGGGCGAAATGGCCTTTGCGGATATCGTGACCGAGGGGCGCCTGGATCTCGGCGTGGGGCGCGGACACGCGTGGGAATACCCGCCCGCCGGCATCCCGGTCGAAGAGACCCAGGGCCGCTACGAAGAGGCGCTCGAGATCCTGGAGCTTGCGTTCACCAAAGAGCGCTTTTCGTTTCGCGGACGCTACTACCATCTGGACGACGTTTCGGTGGTGCCCAAGCCGCTTCAGAAACCGTATCCTCCGGTGTACATGGTCGGCACCAGCGGAGCGGCTTTCGAGATCGGCGCGCGCAAGGGCTGGTCGCTCGCATTCGGCGGCCCGGCTCCCGTGGCGGCGTTCAAACCCGGGGTCGATCGCTACCGCGAGGCTTGTGCGAAGTATGGGACGAAGCCGACGGTGGCATGCGTGCGTGCGGTGTATATCACCGAGGATGAGCGGCAGGCGCGCGCGGAGTGCGAAGCTGCGCTCAAGCGGTTTTTTGCCTATAACTCGACGGCGATCCCCGGCCTGCGCCGCGATCCGGCCATGAAGAAGCGTCTGCTGGACAGCAATTACGCTTTCTATGCCGGCGAAATCATGGAGATGCTGCCGCGGCTCAGCTACGAGGATATCGTCACGCAGGAATGCGCGTTCGTGGGCACGCCCGAGCGCGTGCTCGAACAGTGCGCCGCGCTGAAACGGGTGGTCGACGTCGATGAAATCCTGATCATTTCCCACTACGGCGATATCGAGATTTCGAAGGCGCTCCGCACCCAGGAGCTGTTTGCGCGCGAAGTGATCCCGAAGTTGCGCGCGATGTAG
- a CDS encoding Lrp/AsnC ligand binding domain-containing protein, which yields MLVAFVLMKTEPAHIDDVVKALVEMEIVEEMHSLAGDYDLIVKVRVDDFDHLARLVVDRIQRVPHLRETKTLIAFDAYNVPKLRKT from the coding sequence ATGCTCGTGGCGTTCGTGTTGATGAAAACCGAGCCGGCGCACATTGACGACGTGGTCAAGGCGCTGGTCGAGATGGAAATCGTCGAGGAGATGCATTCGCTCGCGGGCGACTACGATCTGATCGTCAAGGTGAGAGTGGACGACTTCGACCATCTCGCGCGCCTGGTGGTCGACCGGATTCAGCGCGTGCCGCATCTGCGCGAGACCAAGACGCTCATCGCCTTCGACGCGTACAACGTGCCGAAACTGCGCAAGACCTGA
- a CDS encoding aromatic-ring-hydroxylating dioxygenase subunit beta — MDSRQARWTVEELLAAYADCIDNDRLEEWPGFFTDNCLYKIIPWENVSHNLALGWVLCESRGMLQDRVVAHRTANLYAPHRYRHIVGAVRVLSCDDRAIEARANYLVVRTALDAVRYGTSEIYSAGEYQDRVVIENGQARFAEKIVVSDTARVDTLLVTPI; from the coding sequence GTGGATTCGCGTCAAGCCAGATGGACGGTCGAAGAGCTGCTTGCGGCCTACGCCGATTGCATAGATAACGACCGGCTCGAAGAATGGCCCGGCTTCTTCACTGACAATTGCCTCTACAAGATCATCCCCTGGGAAAACGTGTCGCACAACCTCGCGCTCGGCTGGGTGCTCTGCGAGAGCCGCGGGATGCTGCAGGATCGCGTCGTCGCCCATCGCACGGCCAACCTGTACGCGCCGCACCGCTACCGCCACATCGTGGGCGCCGTGCGCGTGCTGAGCTGCGACGACCGCGCGATCGAGGCGCGCGCGAACTATCTCGTCGTGCGCACGGCTCTTGACGCGGTCCGCTACGGCACCAGCGAGATTTACAGCGCCGGCGAGTATCAGGATCGCGTAGTCATCGAGAACGGCCAGGCCCGGTTCGCGGAAAAGATCGTGGTCTCCGATACCGCCCGGGTTGATACGCTGCTGGTTACCCCGATCTAG
- a CDS encoding Rieske 2Fe-2S domain-containing protein: MNESSPSMWPQTEGVRRVPYRLFTDPAVYAREQERLFGGRSWNYVALDAELPNPGDFKATFIADTPVIVCRDRAGELHAMVNRCAHRGALVCREFRGNRAALQCVYHQWTYDLKGNLTGVPFRKGLDGRGGYPPDFDPALHSLRKLNLTTYRSLVFASFSDDVEPIEEYLGDEICPWIDRVFNRPVKILGYARQFIHANWKLYVENVKDPYHASLLHLFHATFNIYRANQGGGCLTDPKGRTSIIRAFRRAEQDDRDVEGIAPRTYRKGYELADPSLLESRKEFEVELTNSINHIFPCVVVQQIQNTLATRHILPKGPDSFELLFTFFGYRDDDAEMDRLRLKHANLVGPAGYISMEDGYATELVQQAIVRGDGDGGSSYVEYGGEKEGGDETLNTESAIRSFWRYYRSVMDI; encoded by the coding sequence GTGAACGAGTCGTCTCCCAGTATGTGGCCGCAAACCGAGGGCGTCAGACGCGTCCCGTACCGGCTCTTCACCGATCCTGCGGTTTACGCGCGCGAGCAGGAGCGGCTGTTCGGCGGCCGTTCATGGAACTACGTGGCGCTGGACGCGGAGCTGCCGAATCCCGGCGACTTCAAGGCCACTTTTATCGCCGACACTCCGGTTATCGTATGCCGCGACCGCGCCGGCGAGCTCCATGCGATGGTCAACCGATGCGCGCATCGCGGCGCCCTGGTCTGCCGCGAGTTCCGGGGAAATCGCGCCGCGCTCCAGTGCGTCTATCATCAATGGACATACGACCTGAAAGGCAATTTGACCGGCGTGCCGTTTCGCAAGGGCCTCGACGGCAGGGGCGGCTATCCGCCGGACTTCGACCCCGCGCTCCATTCGCTGCGGAAACTTAACCTGACCACCTACCGGAGCCTGGTCTTCGCGTCGTTCAGCGACGACGTGGAGCCGATCGAGGAATATCTCGGCGATGAAATCTGTCCGTGGATCGACCGCGTGTTCAATCGGCCGGTGAAAATCCTGGGCTACGCGCGGCAGTTCATCCACGCCAACTGGAAGCTCTACGTCGAAAACGTCAAGGACCCCTACCACGCGAGCCTGCTGCATCTGTTCCACGCGACTTTCAATATCTACCGGGCAAATCAGGGCGGAGGCTGTCTCACCGATCCCAAGGGCCGTACGAGCATCATCCGTGCCTTTCGGCGCGCTGAGCAGGACGACCGCGACGTCGAGGGGATCGCGCCGCGCACGTATCGTAAGGGCTACGAGCTTGCGGATCCCTCGCTGCTCGAGTCGAGGAAAGAGTTCGAGGTAGAACTGACGAACTCGATCAATCACATTTTCCCCTGCGTGGTGGTGCAGCAGATTCAGAACACGCTCGCGACCCGCCACATCCTGCCCAAGGGACCCGACTCCTTCGAACTGCTATTCACGTTTTTCGGCTATCGAGACGACGACGCGGAGATGGATCGGCTGCGGCTCAAACACGCAAACCTCGTCGGTCCCGCCGGATACATCTCGATGGAAGACGGCTACGCAACCGAGCTGGTGCAGCAGGCGATTGTGCGGGGCGATGGCGACGGCGGTTCGTCCTACGTCGAATACGGCGGCGAAAAGGAGGGCGGAGACGAAACCCTCAACACGGAATCGGCGATCCGGAGCTTCTGGCGGTACTATCGCTCCGTGATGGACATTTGA
- a CDS encoding trypsin-like peptidase domain-containing protein produces MLNEAPQDREQAAVEPPAQVAANDPGNDAGLLDAYSEAVASAAQRVGPAVVNIEVFRHKGASEVPAGTGSGFVFTPDGFVLTNSHVVAHANRISVTLLDGRRAEGALVGADPHSDLAVVRIGSSTLAAAALGDSGRLRVGQLAIAIGSPYGFQCTVTAGVVSALGRSLRSQSGRLIDDVIQTDAALNPGNSGGPLVNSRGEVIGVNTAVIRPAQGICFAIGINTAQYVAARLIRDGRIVRAYIGVAGMTAPLPRRFVRFYRLARETAVMVTSVEPESPADKAGVKPRDMIVAYGDNAVGAVDDLHRLLSEERIGARAELTVIRGTERLRLEVVPSKSA; encoded by the coding sequence ATGTTGAACGAGGCGCCGCAAGATCGGGAACAGGCGGCGGTGGAGCCACCGGCGCAGGTTGCGGCAAACGATCCCGGTAATGACGCCGGCTTGCTCGATGCCTACTCGGAGGCGGTCGCCAGTGCGGCTCAACGGGTGGGTCCCGCGGTCGTAAATATCGAGGTGTTTCGGCACAAGGGCGCGAGCGAGGTGCCGGCCGGGACCGGCTCGGGTTTCGTTTTCACGCCCGACGGCTTCGTTCTGACCAACAGCCACGTGGTCGCGCATGCGAACCGGATAAGCGTGACGCTGCTCGACGGGCGGCGCGCGGAAGGCGCTCTTGTCGGTGCCGACCCGCACAGCGACCTCGCGGTCGTGCGGATCGGTTCCTCGACGCTAGCCGCGGCGGCGCTCGGCGACTCGGGCCGGTTGCGCGTGGGGCAACTTGCGATCGCAATCGGCAGTCCGTACGGGTTTCAGTGCACGGTCACCGCGGGAGTGGTGAGCGCGCTCGGGCGATCGCTCAGGTCGCAGTCGGGCCGCTTGATCGACGACGTAATCCAGACCGACGCGGCGCTTAATCCGGGCAATTCCGGCGGGCCGCTGGTCAACTCGCGCGGCGAGGTAATCGGCGTCAACACGGCGGTCATCCGGCCCGCTCAGGGAATCTGCTTCGCGATCGGGATCAACACTGCGCAGTACGTGGCGGCGAGGCTCATCCGCGACGGCCGGATCGTGCGCGCCTACATCGGCGTCGCCGGGATGACGGCTCCGCTGCCGCGGCGGTTCGTGCGCTTCTATCGCCTGGCGCGGGAGACGGCCGTAATGGTCACGTCGGTCGAGCCCGAAAGCCCGGCGGACAAGGCGGGAGTGAAGCCGCGCGACATGATCGTCGCCTACGGCGACAATGCGGTCGGCGCGGTCGACGATTTGCACCGATTGCTTTCGGAAGAGCGGATCGGGGCGCGCGCCGAATTGACCGTTATTCGGGGGACGGAGCGGCTGCGGCTCGAGGTTGTGCCGTCGAAGTCGGCGTAG
- the msrA gene encoding peptide-methionine (S)-S-oxide reductase MsrA, whose translation MSEKTEIAVFGGGCFWCTEAVFGRLKGVVSVMPGYAGGTIANPTYEQVCTGTTGHAEVTRVEYDPGRISFNDLLTVFFATHDPTSLNRQGADVGTEYRSAIFYTTDEQRRDAQALIAELNASLPATRPIVTEVVPLKAFYEAENYHQDYYRKNTLAPYCQVVIDPKLRKLNQHFSALLKSSGITA comes from the coding sequence ATGAGCGAAAAAACCGAAATTGCGGTCTTCGGCGGCGGATGCTTCTGGTGCACCGAAGCGGTGTTCGGGCGCTTGAAGGGCGTGGTGTCGGTGATGCCGGGGTATGCGGGTGGCACGATCGCGAATCCGACCTACGAGCAGGTCTGCACCGGCACTACCGGCCACGCCGAAGTTACTCGCGTCGAATACGACCCTGGCCGCATTTCCTTCAATGACCTGCTGACCGTGTTCTTCGCGACCCACGATCCGACTTCGCTCAATCGGCAGGGAGCGGACGTCGGCACCGAGTACCGCTCGGCCATTTTCTACACGACCGACGAGCAGCGCAGAGATGCCCAGGCGCTAATCGCGGAGCTGAATGCCTCACTTCCGGCTACCAGGCCGATCGTCACCGAAGTAGTTCCGCTGAAGGCGTTTTACGAGGCCGAGAACTATCATCAGGATTACTACCGCAAAAATACCCTCGCGCCCTATTGCCAGGTCGTCATCGATCCGAAACTCCGCAAGCTCAACCAGCACTTCAGCGCCTTGCTCAAATCATCAGGGATCACCGCGTAG
- a CDS encoding cobalamin-dependent protein (Presence of a B(12) (cobalamin)-binding domain implies dependence on cobalamin itself, in one of its several forms, or in some unusual lineages, dependence on a cobalamin-like analog.), which translates to MSACAQGEIHEIGARMVADFFEMEGWDTCHLGANMPAAVLVDYVGQHRPDLLALSATMTFHLEGVAAMVRALRANQETRDLRIMVGGHAFNREPDLWREIGADGYARDAEDALGAAGRLAAGAVS; encoded by the coding sequence ATGAGCGCGTGCGCCCAGGGCGAGATTCACGAGATCGGGGCGAGGATGGTCGCCGACTTTTTCGAAATGGAAGGATGGGACACCTGCCATCTGGGAGCCAACATGCCGGCCGCAGTTCTGGTCGATTACGTCGGGCAGCATCGGCCCGATCTCCTCGCGCTTTCCGCCACGATGACCTTTCATCTCGAGGGGGTGGCGGCTATGGTGCGCGCGCTGCGCGCCAACCAGGAAACCCGCGATCTCAGGATCATGGTCGGCGGTCATGCCTTCAATCGCGAGCCCGATCTGTGGCGCGAGATCGGCGCGGACGGATATGCGCGCGACGCCGAGGATGCACTGGGCGCTGCCGGGCGGCTCGCCGCAGGGGCGGTGAGCTGA
- a CDS encoding HAMP domain-containing sensor histidine kinase, producing MELRHRAGVLIRCTREGVVTAIIHDGVGLDASLQPGKPFWSCAYVDNHARAKALIEGVAEGEAAFEVPISVDLVGHPKLMSFSAVPAGEELILVDSAVENYAGDVYEDLIRINNEETNALRVAIKSLERRSQQAAIAAHDLRNSIGSIASSVELLLEESAAFVPDQMQLMSIIERASRSSLALVSDLLDLTLIEAGRLELKKKPVDLAALIRKNVETNELLARRKNIALEAEIAADLPLVNADPTRVEQVLTNFISNAIKYSQPGTSVSVRAAEQDGEVLVEIRDQGQGIPAEELGKLFQLYQKTSVRPTGGERSTALGLAIARQIVEAHGGKVGVESEVGRGSTFHFTLPRAAAAAKDS from the coding sequence ATGGAGCTGCGGCATCGCGCGGGGGTGCTGATCCGATGCACCCGGGAAGGAGTAGTCACCGCAATAATCCACGATGGCGTGGGTCTTGACGCGTCGCTCCAGCCCGGAAAGCCATTCTGGTCCTGCGCCTATGTTGACAACCACGCCCGCGCAAAGGCGCTGATCGAAGGCGTCGCCGAGGGAGAAGCCGCATTCGAAGTGCCGATTTCGGTTGACCTCGTCGGCCATCCCAAACTGATGAGCTTCTCGGCCGTTCCCGCCGGCGAAGAACTGATCCTGGTGGACAGCGCGGTCGAGAACTACGCGGGCGACGTCTATGAGGATCTGATCCGGATCAACAACGAGGAAACCAACGCTCTGCGCGTTGCGATTAAGAGCCTCGAGCGGCGCAGCCAGCAAGCCGCGATCGCTGCGCACGACCTGCGCAATTCGATCGGCTCGATCGCGTCGAGCGTCGAACTGCTGCTCGAGGAGAGCGCCGCGTTCGTGCCCGATCAAATGCAACTGATGTCGATCATCGAAAGGGCAAGCCGCTCCTCGCTCGCGCTGGTGTCCGATCTGCTCGATCTGACGCTGATCGAAGCGGGGCGGCTCGAGCTGAAGAAGAAGCCCGTCGACCTCGCCGCCCTCATCCGCAAGAACGTCGAGACCAACGAACTGTTGGCGCGGAGAAAAAATATCGCGCTCGAAGCCGAAATCGCCGCGGACCTGCCGCTAGTGAATGCCGACCCCACGCGCGTGGAGCAGGTGTTGACCAACTTCATCAGCAACGCGATCAAGTATTCGCAGCCCGGCACCAGCGTGAGCGTGCGCGCGGCCGAGCAGGACGGTGAAGTGCTGGTCGAAATTCGCGACCAGGGACAGGGAATTCCGGCGGAGGAGTTGGGCAAGCTGTTTCAGCTCTATCAGAAGACCAGCGTGCGCCCGACCGGCGGCGAGCGGAGCACCGCGCTTGGACTTGCGATCGCGCGCCAGATCGTCGAGGCCCACGGCGGAAAGGTCGGCGTCGAGTCCGAAGTGGGGCGGGGCTCGACCTTCCATTTCACGCTGCCGCGCGCGGCGGCCGCCGCCAAGGATTCCTGA
- a CDS encoding DUF992 domain-containing protein: protein MDRPRCAKALHALARFSRGASEQRGRRSRLRHLRGRNRELSGCDAGSVLTCVTENGRLECDRADIAAMRGRLRIAIVFWENRGELERSRLGLNPAKSEERLKMKSTTTRCLLSAAALIPTISLCALPARAQEHKMTVRAGYLTCHVASGWGFVFGSSREVNCAYTRDKNYTEYYRGSITKFGADIGYLSSAVILWAVVAPTTNLGEGALAGHYGGATASVALGVGAGANVLIGGFKKSIALQPISIEGQNGLNVAAGIGELNLKLERKGKHKE, encoded by the coding sequence ATGGACCGACCGCGCTGCGCTAAGGCGCTACATGCGCTCGCCCGATTTTCGCGCGGTGCATCGGAGCAACGAGGAAGACGGAGCCGACTTCGCCATCTGCGAGGTCGTAACCGCGAGCTGAGCGGCTGCGATGCGGGTAGTGTGCTAACTTGCGTTACAGAAAACGGAAGATTGGAATGCGACCGCGCTGACATTGCCGCTATGCGAGGTCGTTTGCGCATCGCGATCGTCTTTTGGGAGAATCGCGGGGAACTCGAGCGATCGCGCCTGGGACTGAATCCTGCGAAATCGGAGGAACGATTGAAAATGAAATCTACGACTACTCGTTGCCTGCTAAGCGCCGCGGCGCTGATCCCGACAATCTCGCTGTGCGCGCTGCCCGCTCGCGCCCAAGAGCACAAGATGACCGTGCGCGCCGGCTACCTCACCTGTCACGTCGCCAGCGGATGGGGGTTCGTTTTCGGTTCTTCTCGCGAGGTGAACTGCGCCTACACGCGCGACAAGAATTACACTGAATACTATCGCGGCTCGATTACCAAGTTCGGCGCCGATATTGGATATCTTTCCTCCGCGGTCATCCTGTGGGCGGTGGTCGCGCCGACCACCAATCTGGGCGAAGGCGCGTTGGCAGGCCACTATGGCGGTGCAACCGCGAGCGTCGCGCTCGGGGTTGGCGCGGGCGCCAATGTCCTGATCGGTGGATTCAAGAAGTCGATCGCGTTGCAGCCGATCTCGATTGAAGGTCAAAACGGCCTTAACGTCGCGGCCGGGATCGGCGAGTTGAACCTCAAGTTGGAAAGGAAAGGGAAGCATAAAGAGTAA
- a CDS encoding alpha/beta hydrolase: MSEVSHHFVETNGIRMHYVEAGKGPLVVLCHGFPESWYSWRHQITALAEAGFRVVAPDQRGYGQTDRPQAVDAYSIFHLVGDIVGLVNALKERTAAIVGHDWGAPVAWSSAQLRPDLFRAVGLLSVPYIPHGTIRPSAIVKAIFGDKVFYQEYFQDEGKAEHELERDVRATMLATFYSLSGDAAPNERWRYAFGRDQGFLDSVTVPRSLPPWLSEAELDFFIGEFKRTGFRGGLNWYRNIDRMWELTGFLDGARLAQPTLFIAGDKDAVVEFYADAYQALEANAPNLAGKVLLPGAGHWVQQERPAEVNRLLIDFLRSV; the protein is encoded by the coding sequence ATGAGCGAGGTAAGTCATCACTTCGTCGAGACCAACGGCATCCGGATGCACTACGTCGAGGCCGGCAAGGGGCCGCTGGTCGTTCTGTGCCATGGGTTTCCGGAATCCTGGTATTCCTGGCGCCATCAGATAACGGCGCTCGCCGAGGCCGGCTTCCGCGTCGTCGCGCCCGACCAGCGCGGCTACGGGCAGACCGATCGCCCGCAGGCCGTCGATGCCTACAGCATCTTTCACCTCGTGGGCGACATCGTGGGCCTGGTGAATGCGCTCAAGGAGCGCACGGCCGCGATCGTCGGACACGACTGGGGCGCGCCGGTCGCATGGTCCTCTGCACAGTTGCGCCCGGATCTCTTCCGCGCCGTCGGCCTGCTCAGCGTTCCTTACATCCCGCACGGGACGATCCGTCCGAGCGCCATCGTCAAGGCAATATTCGGCGACAAGGTTTTCTACCAGGAATATTTTCAGGACGAGGGCAAGGCCGAACACGAACTCGAACGCGACGTGCGCGCTACCATGCTCGCGACCTTCTATTCGCTCTCGGGCGACGCCGCGCCGAACGAGCGATGGCGTTACGCGTTCGGCCGCGACCAGGGTTTTCTCGACAGCGTGACCGTGCCGCGGAGCCTGCCGCCGTGGCTCAGCGAGGCCGAGCTCGACTTCTTCATCGGCGAGTTCAAGCGCACCGGGTTTCGCGGCGGGCTCAACTGGTATCGCAATATCGATCGGATGTGGGAGCTGACCGGCTTTCTGGACGGCGCGCGGCTGGCTCAGCCGACGCTATTCATCGCGGGCGACAAGGACGCAGTAGTCGAGTTTTACGCCGACGCGTACCAGGCGCTCGAAGCCAACGCGCCGAACCTCGCGGGCAAGGTCCTGCTCCCGGGCGCGGGCCATTGGGTTCAGCAGGAGCGGCCGGCCGAAGTAAACCGCCTGCTGATCGATTTTCTGCGCTCCGTCTAG